Proteins encoded in a region of the Streptomyces sp. NBC_00310 genome:
- a CDS encoding sigma-70 family RNA polymerase sigma factor, giving the protein MTAGTTITHGTTAEHELAELQREHGRPLFALLLRLSDGDRHRAEDLVQETFVRAWQHPEALRADDFDSVRPWLLTVGRRLAIDARRARQARPAEVGDAVLENARVMADHAERSVATLDVREAVKTLTPEHREVLVQVYFQGASVAEAAQALGIPPGTVKSRAYYALRALRRVLPGYAADLR; this is encoded by the coding sequence ATGACGGCCGGAACCACGATCACCCACGGGACGACCGCCGAACACGAGCTGGCCGAGCTCCAGCGCGAACACGGCCGCCCCCTCTTCGCCCTGCTGCTGCGGCTCTCCGACGGGGACCGCCATCGCGCCGAGGACCTGGTGCAGGAGACCTTCGTGCGCGCCTGGCAACACCCCGAGGCGCTACGCGCCGACGACTTCGACTCCGTACGCCCCTGGCTGCTCACCGTCGGGCGGCGGCTCGCCATAGACGCGCGGCGGGCCCGGCAGGCGCGTCCCGCCGAGGTGGGGGACGCGGTGCTGGAGAACGCGCGTGTGATGGCCGATCACGCCGAACGGTCGGTGGCGACCCTCGATGTGCGGGAAGCTGTGAAGACACTCACTCCCGAGCACCGCGAAGTACTGGTGCAGGTGTACTTCCAGGGGGCGAGTGTGGCGGAAGCAGCCCAAGCCCTCGGAATCCCGCCCGGTACGGTGAAGTCCCGCGCGTACTACGCGCTGCGCGCCCTACGCCGGGTGCTTCCGGGATACGCGGCCGACCTGCGGTGA